A part of Gracilimonas sediminicola genomic DNA contains:
- a CDS encoding adenylate/guanylate cyclase domain-containing protein — MKEGQQQFYHWQFSLSASPAKLWPYVSDTNRIFRILGATPVSETSLSRSTPKGSLELSHNKLKSYVSWRQTPYIWEYPYRFGVSRHYKLGILKELRFSTEFISLDHETRVSIKIWIQPTNPLFSFIIKAYVEYIIKRRLAKYLQQVDESISKNLRPYEISKPKKLVRGAERKIKTIKAQLIENSKRKRIVNRLFDLIQLADDEELERIHPYSLAEYWGEKKYSVLNVFLHAAKLDLLDFSWDVCCPKCKSPKHTFRKMREARVHLYCNDCESDYMMDFNRNTHLVFTPHPLIRKITDKKYSLGGPQSKPHRVTQQSIDIGSERYPQIQLEEGTYLFRTHNHEGHLILHVREEGADNITVFITDEELDGQEITISTNPNLIISNRSSKKAVCFIDKLNWKEEAIYASEVSSSHDFRELFSRETLKETSKVKASEVTMLFTDLMNSTELYVQEGDESAIGRVMGHFKIIQQIVAEERGGIVKTIGDSVMAVFWEPVSALKAVQRIQQIFTTSTSMGDAFKIKAGVHFGDCTAVNLNGRIDYFGTTVNIASRLVDIASEKEIMVSEAVFNHPDVQLYLDKHSDTFFVKESMKELKGFDDEEFKVKQIRLERPPMRLVI, encoded by the coding sequence ATGAAAGAAGGACAACAGCAATTTTATCACTGGCAATTTAGCCTGTCGGCGTCACCGGCAAAGCTGTGGCCTTACGTTTCGGATACCAACCGGATATTCCGAATATTAGGTGCCACCCCCGTCAGCGAAACCTCTCTTTCCCGAAGCACCCCCAAAGGTTCGTTAGAACTCAGTCACAACAAGCTCAAATCGTATGTAAGCTGGCGTCAAACTCCTTATATCTGGGAGTACCCTTACCGTTTTGGGGTGAGCCGTCACTATAAACTTGGAATCCTGAAAGAGCTCCGGTTTTCAACTGAATTTATTTCTTTGGATCATGAAACCCGGGTCAGTATCAAGATTTGGATACAGCCTACCAATCCCCTGTTTTCCTTCATCATAAAAGCATACGTCGAATATATAATTAAGCGACGGTTAGCCAAGTATCTGCAGCAGGTTGACGAAAGCATTTCCAAAAATCTGAGGCCCTACGAAATTTCAAAACCCAAAAAACTGGTCCGTGGTGCTGAGCGTAAAATTAAAACGATTAAAGCACAGCTAATTGAAAACAGCAAACGAAAACGTATTGTAAACCGGCTGTTTGATCTCATTCAACTTGCCGATGATGAAGAGCTGGAACGCATTCACCCCTATTCCCTTGCCGAGTATTGGGGAGAGAAAAAATACTCCGTGCTGAATGTTTTCCTTCATGCCGCTAAGCTGGACTTATTGGATTTCAGCTGGGATGTATGCTGCCCAAAATGTAAATCGCCCAAGCATACCTTTCGTAAGATGCGGGAAGCCCGGGTTCATCTGTATTGCAACGACTGTGAATCCGATTACATGATGGACTTCAACCGGAACACCCACCTGGTGTTCACTCCTCATCCGCTGATCCGTAAAATCACCGATAAAAAGTATTCTCTGGGTGGACCTCAATCCAAACCGCACCGTGTAACCCAGCAAAGTATTGATATAGGGAGCGAAAGGTATCCGCAAATACAACTGGAAGAAGGCACCTACCTGTTCCGGACCCATAATCATGAAGGCCACCTGATTTTGCACGTGCGGGAAGAAGGAGCCGACAATATCACCGTTTTTATTACGGATGAGGAACTGGACGGACAGGAAATCACCATTTCTACCAATCCCAACCTGATTATCAGTAACCGTTCTTCCAAGAAAGCCGTCTGTTTTATTGATAAACTGAATTGGAAAGAAGAAGCCATTTACGCCAGCGAGGTCAGTTCTTCGCACGATTTCAGAGAGTTATTCTCCCGCGAAACCCTGAAAGAAACGAGCAAGGTGAAGGCTTCGGAAGTAACCATGTTGTTCACGGATTTAATGAATTCTACCGAACTCTACGTTCAGGAAGGCGATGAATCAGCTATTGGCCGCGTGATGGGGCATTTTAAGATTATACAACAGATTGTAGCTGAGGAACGCGGGGGTATTGTAAAGACCATCGGGGATTCGGTGATGGCTGTTTTTTGGGAGCCGGTTTCAGCTCTTAAAGCCGTACAGCGCATCCAGCAGATATTTACGACCTCCACCTCTATGGGCGATGCCTTCAAAATCAAGGCCGGTGTCCATTTTGGGGATTGTACCGCTGTAAACCTGAACGGACGCATCGACTATTTTGGAACTACGGTCAACATTGCCTCCCGCCTGGTCGATATTGCCTCTGAAAAAGAAATCATGGTTTCGGAAGCGGTCTTCAATCACCCCGATGTGCAGCTGTATCTCGACAAACACTCCGACACCTTCTTCGTGAAAGAAAGCATGAAAGAGCTCAAAGGCTTTGACGACGAAGAATTCAAGGTGAAGCAGATCCGCCTGGAGCGCCCGCCGATGCGACTGGTTATTTAG
- a CDS encoding glycerophosphodiester phosphodiesterase: MKLYSGSEDNFVIIGHRGASAYYPENTMAAFRAAYEMGAEMIELDILLSKDSVPVVIHDETLDRTTNGTGLVADYTLTELRKLDAGLWFGREHAGEHIPTLEEVLQFAKGKIALNIEIKTEAVTDDYLEGIEEKALNLVKKYEMEDYVLYSSFDYRAISHLKQLDVDISVALLYEKKQSTRRLPSELVEDYTADAFNCSRRQFTKRWAEDTQRHNIPVFVYTVNKERQMEKMIKRGVSGIFSDKPDLLRRVVDNMWKTK; encoded by the coding sequence GTGAAATTATACTCCGGCTCCGAAGACAATTTTGTGATCATCGGCCATCGGGGAGCCAGCGCTTATTACCCGGAGAATACCATGGCTGCTTTTCGTGCTGCGTATGAGATGGGAGCCGAAATGATAGAGCTCGATATTTTGCTGAGCAAGGATAGTGTTCCGGTTGTTATTCATGATGAAACCTTAGACCGTACTACAAACGGTACCGGACTTGTAGCAGACTATACATTGACAGAGCTACGAAAACTTGACGCCGGACTTTGGTTTGGTAGAGAACATGCCGGCGAGCACATTCCCACCCTTGAAGAAGTGCTTCAATTTGCCAAAGGTAAAATAGCGCTCAACATCGAAATTAAAACCGAAGCCGTGACGGATGATTACCTTGAGGGCATTGAAGAGAAGGCGCTGAATCTGGTTAAGAAATATGAAATGGAGGACTATGTTTTGTACTCCAGTTTTGATTACCGGGCTATAAGTCACCTTAAACAGCTGGATGTGGACATCTCAGTAGCATTGCTCTACGAAAAGAAGCAATCGACTCGCCGGCTTCCTTCCGAATTGGTTGAGGATTATACGGCCGATGCTTTTAATTGCAGCAGGCGTCAGTTCACAAAAAGATGGGCAGAAGATACCCAAAGGCATAATATTCCTGTTTTTGTGTATACCGTGAATAAAGAAAGGCAGATGGAAAAAATGATTAAACGGGGAGTAAGCGGTATTTTCTCCGATAAGCCGGACCTGTTGAGGCGGGTTGTGGATAACATGTGGAAAACAAAGTAG
- a CDS encoding exo-beta-N-acetylmuramidase NamZ family protein, translated as MKNNYFLIFLSLILLGCYSQQPQTVRTVKTGAEVLLDEHLTELAGKRIGLVMNPTSRVDGVHMVDTLLSLGVNVTALFAAEHGFRGEAGAGEQIRDGVDQETGLPVFSLYGSTKKPTLEMLQGVDLLLFDLPDMGVRFYTYNSTMGLVMESIAENDKELWILDRPNPLGGNYVAGWILREEYKSFVGSYPMPIAYGMTMGEIARMAVGEQWLDLPAEPNYKVIKTSGWKRDMRWPDTGLPWFAPSPNLPAFEHAFVYPGTVIFEGTNLSEGRGTADPFLTIGAPGFGFKPEELEELEVKHSVGLDPVTFTPQSIPGKAIHPKHEGQECTGIRISFQGNYDKTDPVRLGLDLLKFAQAHTPNFEMKAFANKLYGIDLKSIIENKEEIPSWQAEVEAFKEQRTPYLLY; from the coding sequence ATGAAGAATAACTACTTTTTGATTTTCCTAAGCCTGATTTTGCTCGGTTGTTATTCCCAACAGCCGCAAACGGTCAGAACCGTGAAAACCGGTGCCGAAGTGTTACTGGATGAACACCTGACTGAGTTAGCGGGGAAGAGAATCGGGTTGGTGATGAACCCGACTTCCCGGGTTGATGGGGTTCATATGGTGGATACCCTGTTGAGCCTTGGGGTGAATGTCACCGCTTTGTTTGCGGCCGAACATGGTTTTCGTGGAGAAGCCGGTGCGGGTGAACAAATTAGGGACGGAGTAGATCAGGAAACCGGGTTGCCGGTATTTTCGCTGTATGGTTCCACCAAAAAACCAACCCTTGAAATGCTGCAAGGTGTCGATCTTTTGTTGTTTGATTTGCCCGACATGGGCGTTCGGTTTTACACCTACAACTCTACGATGGGCTTGGTGATGGAGTCCATAGCGGAAAACGATAAAGAGCTGTGGATTCTGGACCGTCCGAATCCGCTGGGAGGAAATTATGTGGCCGGATGGATTCTTCGGGAGGAGTATAAATCTTTCGTGGGCTCATATCCTATGCCTATTGCCTATGGGATGACGATGGGGGAAATAGCCCGAATGGCAGTGGGAGAGCAGTGGCTGGATTTACCTGCCGAGCCAAACTACAAAGTAATAAAAACATCCGGCTGGAAGCGCGACATGCGTTGGCCCGATACCGGACTGCCGTGGTTTGCTCCTTCTCCAAACCTGCCTGCTTTTGAACATGCATTTGTTTACCCCGGCACGGTAATTTTTGAAGGAACAAACCTTTCGGAAGGGCGGGGAACAGCAGACCCGTTTCTCACCATCGGAGCCCCCGGTTTTGGTTTCAAGCCGGAGGAACTCGAAGAGCTGGAGGTAAAACATTCTGTAGGGTTAGACCCGGTAACTTTCACACCTCAATCCATTCCCGGAAAAGCTATACACCCCAAGCATGAAGGGCAGGAGTGCACCGGAATTCGGATTTCATTTCAGGGGAATTACGATAAAACAGACCCGGTACGATTAGGGCTGGACTTGCTGAAGTTTGCTCAGGCTCACACCCCCAACTTTGAGATGAAGGCCTTTGCCAATAAACTCTATGGCATTGATCTGAAATCAATCATCGAAAACAAGGAAGAGATCCCTTCCTGGCAAGCCGAGGTCGAAGCATTCAAAGAGCAACGGACCCCATACCTGTTGTACTGA
- a CDS encoding sensor histidine kinase produces the protein MNHLQLTYGFFFWLILCATDLGFAQSDRADSLRNVVNASLEDTTLVNSLIELATFYRFSDMDSTLKYADQAAMKAEEADFVKGKLNARYLQAIVHYNRGDYQRTAEIARQSLQEAGNEKFQRERAQLNQLIGISYSARGSYQPGLSYFLEAYNLFKELGNDLGIFQNLNNIGVSYLKLEDYREALKIFSELDSLRALESSTISIPVNLGFIYYELDQLEEAEQQLMRVILFEGADFDQRAIGLSTFKLGEIHLRWGNYSTALDYFNRSINKYEELGNELEKVQSLNGIAKTYLQQSEFDKALRFGKQAFDIASEQGGLPEKNISAETLYQIHNAAGNYQDALHFHEMHKNLSDSLNNDEINREVGRLEAEYEFREKELQMREAQQLQNIENASQVANRNTLIRISLSLLFIAVVVAYAQYRNSRLRKKANDLLRVKNDQIELQSKRLEEMNDIKMHLFSIIAHDLRVPLSSLYGFITLNQMDELSKERIQELIPELDDKFRYTSNLLNNLLNWARSQLEGYKVIPEPFNLKELVVENEKLLASQAEEKQIGIQNNLKDISVFADKNMIGLVVLNLLSNAIKFTAEKGKITLWAEQNDTFIQFNIKDSGIGIPEDKLNLLFEESSFYTTDGTNAEKGTGLGLMLCKDFIRKNNGAFWAVSQVGEGSTFSFTVPKNKPA, from the coding sequence TTGAATCATCTGCAACTTACATATGGCTTTTTCTTCTGGCTGATACTTTGTGCCACCGATTTAGGGTTTGCTCAATCCGACCGGGCAGACAGTCTCCGAAATGTTGTTAATGCCTCATTGGAAGATACCACCCTGGTTAATTCACTCATAGAGTTAGCTACTTTCTATCGTTTTTCGGATATGGATAGCACGCTGAAGTATGCTGACCAAGCAGCAATGAAAGCCGAAGAGGCTGATTTCGTCAAGGGTAAATTAAATGCCCGGTATTTACAGGCTATCGTTCATTACAACCGCGGCGATTACCAGAGAACGGCAGAGATAGCCCGTCAGTCATTACAAGAAGCGGGTAACGAAAAATTTCAACGCGAACGAGCTCAGCTCAACCAGCTTATTGGAATTTCATATTCCGCACGAGGAAGTTATCAGCCCGGACTCAGTTATTTCCTTGAAGCCTACAACCTTTTTAAGGAACTGGGAAATGATTTGGGCATCTTTCAGAACCTGAACAATATTGGAGTAAGTTACCTTAAACTGGAAGACTACCGGGAGGCTCTGAAGATCTTTTCTGAACTTGATTCCCTTCGTGCACTGGAGTCTTCCACCATTTCCATTCCTGTAAATCTTGGCTTCATCTATTATGAGCTGGATCAATTAGAGGAGGCTGAGCAGCAACTTATGCGGGTTATACTTTTTGAGGGTGCAGACTTTGACCAGCGTGCGATTGGCCTGTCTACTTTTAAGCTGGGTGAAATTCATCTTAGGTGGGGAAATTATTCCACAGCTCTGGATTATTTCAACCGGTCGATAAACAAATATGAAGAACTGGGAAATGAACTCGAAAAGGTTCAATCATTAAATGGTATTGCCAAAACCTATTTACAGCAAAGTGAATTTGATAAAGCTTTACGCTTTGGAAAGCAAGCCTTTGATATTGCCAGCGAACAAGGCGGACTTCCTGAAAAAAACATATCGGCCGAAACACTGTACCAAATTCATAACGCTGCAGGCAACTACCAAGATGCCCTTCATTTCCATGAAATGCACAAGAATCTTTCCGACAGCCTGAATAATGATGAGATAAACCGCGAGGTTGGTCGACTGGAAGCGGAATACGAATTCCGTGAAAAAGAACTTCAAATGAGAGAAGCGCAGCAGCTGCAAAACATAGAGAATGCAAGCCAGGTAGCAAACAGAAATACATTGATTCGTATTAGCCTGTCGCTTTTATTTATTGCTGTTGTTGTTGCTTACGCACAGTATCGAAACTCCCGGCTTCGTAAAAAAGCGAATGACTTACTCAGGGTAAAAAACGATCAGATTGAACTTCAGTCTAAACGCCTGGAGGAAATGAACGACATAAAGATGCATCTTTTCTCCATTATAGCGCATGATCTAAGAGTCCCGCTAAGTTCGCTTTATGGTTTTATCACCCTAAACCAAATGGATGAACTTTCTAAAGAAAGGATACAAGAGCTAATCCCCGAACTGGATGACAAATTCCGATATACTTCCAACCTGCTCAACAATTTATTGAACTGGGCAAGAAGTCAGCTCGAAGGTTACAAAGTTATTCCTGAGCCATTCAACCTAAAAGAACTGGTAGTAGAAAACGAGAAACTGCTGGCATCACAAGCCGAAGAAAAGCAGATTGGGATTCAAAATAATCTTAAAGATATCAGCGTATTTGCAGATAAGAATATGATTGGACTGGTGGTGTTAAACCTGCTCTCAAATGCCATAAAATTTACCGCGGAAAAAGGGAAAATTACCCTTTGGGCAGAACAGAACGACACTTTCATTCAATTTAACATCAAAGATTCCGGAATAGGCATTCCTGAAGATAAGCTTAACCTGCTGTTTGAAGAATCAAGTTTTTATACCACGGATGGGACTAATGCAGAGAAAGGTACCGGCCTTGGGCTGATGCTATGCAAAGACTTTATCAGAAAAAATAATGGAGCGTTTTGGGCTGTCAGTCAGGTTGGAGAAGGCAGCACATTCAGCTTTACAGTCCCCAAGAATAAACCCGCTTAG
- a CDS encoding CTP synthase: MSTKYIFVTGGVTSSLGKGIICASLGRLLVAQGLKVTVQKLDPYINVDPGTMNPYEHGEVYVTDDGAETDLDLGHYERFLDIKTSQSNNVTTGRIYYDVITKERQGAYLGKTVQVIPHITDEIQSHVLKLGQSGNYDVVIIEIGGTVGDIESLPYIEAVRQLRYNVGRQNTLSIHLTLVPYLAAAGELKTKPTQHSVKTLSESGLQPDILVCRTEHHLDETIRRKVAQFCNVDLEDVIESRDARSIYEVPLLMQEEGLDKRVIEKLKLKTEEPNLDNWIGFVEAVCNPSGDINIALVGKYVEHHDSYKSIVEAFIHAGAVNDCKVNIRWIQSDNLTRENVEKEFKDISGVLVAPGFGGRGISGKLAAVEYARTNDIPFFGICLGMQCAVIEYARDVCGWEDSNSTEFDEDTEYPIIDIMHDQKNIENMGGTMRLGKYTCKLKKGTKSYEAYGEEVVEERHRHRYEVNNNLRYKLTENGMVLAGMNPERDLVEIVEIPDHPWFVGVQFHPELRSTVNNPQPLFVDFVKASLKYAKSSKLYKPRKAKKAVAEN; the protein is encoded by the coding sequence ATGTCCACCAAATATATTTTTGTAACCGGAGGAGTTACATCTTCGCTCGGAAAAGGAATCATTTGTGCATCTCTCGGTCGTCTGTTGGTTGCGCAAGGCCTCAAAGTAACCGTCCAAAAACTGGATCCCTATATCAATGTGGATCCGGGAACTATGAATCCCTACGAACACGGAGAGGTGTACGTAACCGATGACGGTGCTGAAACCGATCTGGACCTTGGACACTACGAGCGATTTCTGGATATCAAAACTTCACAAAGTAATAATGTGACCACCGGTCGTATTTATTATGATGTGATTACAAAAGAACGACAGGGAGCTTATCTCGGTAAAACGGTTCAGGTGATTCCTCATATCACCGATGAGATTCAGTCTCATGTGCTCAAACTTGGGCAGTCGGGGAATTATGACGTTGTGATTATAGAGATTGGCGGAACCGTCGGTGATATTGAGAGCTTGCCCTACATCGAAGCTGTTCGTCAGTTACGATATAATGTCGGGCGCCAAAACACCCTTTCCATTCATCTGACACTGGTTCCATACCTGGCTGCCGCCGGAGAGTTGAAAACCAAGCCAACCCAGCATTCGGTTAAAACGTTGTCTGAAAGCGGACTTCAACCCGACATCCTGGTCTGTCGAACCGAGCACCACCTCGACGAAACCATTCGCCGGAAAGTAGCTCAGTTCTGTAATGTAGATCTGGAAGATGTGATTGAGTCGCGTGATGCCCGTAGTATTTATGAAGTGCCCCTGTTGATGCAGGAAGAAGGCCTCGATAAAAGGGTGATCGAAAAGCTGAAGCTGAAAACAGAAGAGCCAAACCTGGATAACTGGATTGGTTTTGTGGAAGCAGTTTGTAATCCTTCAGGCGACATAAATATTGCACTGGTTGGAAAATATGTTGAGCACCATGATTCTTACAAATCCATTGTTGAGGCCTTCATTCATGCCGGTGCGGTCAACGACTGTAAAGTGAATATTAGGTGGATTCAGTCCGACAACCTGACCCGTGAGAATGTTGAAAAAGAGTTTAAGGATATATCCGGTGTTTTGGTGGCTCCCGGTTTTGGAGGGCGGGGCATCTCCGGAAAGTTAGCTGCTGTTGAGTACGCCCGAACAAACGATATTCCGTTTTTTGGGATATGCCTGGGAATGCAGTGTGCGGTTATCGAATATGCCCGGGACGTGTGTGGTTGGGAAGATTCCAACAGTACCGAGTTTGATGAAGACACCGAATACCCCATCATCGATATCATGCACGATCAAAAGAATATCGAGAATATGGGCGGAACCATGCGGCTGGGTAAATATACCTGCAAGCTTAAGAAAGGAACCAAGTCGTATGAAGCGTATGGAGAGGAAGTGGTTGAAGAACGCCACCGACACCGGTACGAGGTAAATAATAACCTCCGGTACAAACTAACGGAAAATGGAATGGTTCTGGCGGGTATGAACCCTGAGCGTGATTTGGTGGAAATTGTCGAGATACCGGATCATCCATGGTTTGTTGGCGTGCAATTTCACCCCGAATTAAGAAGTACGGTGAACAACCCGCAGCCGCTTTTCGTGGATTTTGTGAAAGCCAGTCTCAAGTATGCAAAATCTTCGAAGTTATATAAGCCCCGCAAGGCTAAAAAAGCCGTAGCTGAAAATTGA
- a CDS encoding NUDIX domain-containing protein, whose translation MSASYTNRVRVRSCGLLLKDEKLLLVELMSPVTNEWTWIPPGGGVEFGESLEDALIREFEEETGIQISVGKQVHVNEVIHGSIHAIEFYHRVNQKGGELVLGNDPELDPEKQIIRNIGFFDRQEIEEMTMAPDYIKSAFWEERNL comes from the coding sequence ATGTCTGCTTCCTACACGAATCGGGTGCGCGTACGATCTTGTGGGTTATTGCTGAAAGACGAAAAACTGCTGCTCGTAGAACTGATGTCTCCGGTTACCAACGAATGGACCTGGATTCCACCGGGTGGCGGAGTTGAATTTGGAGAGTCGCTTGAAGATGCTCTTATCCGCGAATTTGAGGAAGAGACCGGAATCCAAATATCTGTTGGTAAGCAGGTTCATGTCAATGAAGTAATCCACGGATCTATTCACGCCATTGAGTTCTACCATAGAGTGAATCAGAAGGGCGGTGAGCTGGTACTTGGTAATGACCCTGAACTGGATCCTGAAAAGCAGATAATAAGGAATATCGGGTTTTTTGACCGGCAGGAAATTGAAGAGATGACCATGGCTCCGGATTATATTAAATCAGCTTTCTGGGAAGAGCGGAATCTCTAA
- a CDS encoding amidohydrolase, giving the protein MKKLFILLFALGISISACTNTGDVKTFVNANGYTFSDDSLVTFTTMIIEDGKIKKVGGQELSDGASGEIIDLAGKTVLPGLIDAHGHVMGLGFQELNVNVAGIESLEATLDTIKAYAEANPELDWIQGRGWNQTLWEENEFPTAEDLDRVVPDRPVYLSRVDGHAGWVNSKALELAQISKDTPDPQGGKIIRDGNGEATGVFVDAAENYIMEIIPDPTEVERKRALEEALEQMASMGLTSVHDAGVSATNWEIYKEFAGQGKMTTRIYAMIGGMTAFEELSQNGPVDSYANDRLALRSVKLYSDGALGSRGAAMIEPYSDDPGNRGLLFADQQEFNETMMTTASAGFQTNVHAIGDRANRVILNAFEHVRDELGNQGLRHRIEHAQIVALEDIPRFAELDIIASMQPRHATSDKNMAVDRVGEERIEGGYAWQTFLDQGTIVAAGSDFPVEPSNPFWGLYSSVTRMDHDGNPPGGWYPDESLSRAQALKAFTIDAAYAAHQEEVLGSIEEGKWADFVVIDQDYFEVPARDIYKVDVLETWVAGEKVYSKQID; this is encoded by the coding sequence ATGAAGAAGCTATTCATTCTACTTTTTGCTCTCGGAATTTCAATCAGTGCCTGTACAAATACGGGGGATGTAAAAACTTTTGTAAATGCCAACGGTTACACATTCTCCGATGATTCTCTGGTCACCTTCACAACCATGATTATCGAAGACGGAAAAATTAAAAAGGTGGGTGGACAAGAATTGTCAGATGGTGCCAGCGGAGAGATTATTGATTTAGCCGGAAAGACGGTACTGCCCGGTTTGATTGACGCCCATGGACACGTAATGGGGCTTGGGTTTCAGGAGCTGAATGTGAATGTAGCCGGAATTGAGTCACTGGAAGCTACACTTGATACCATCAAAGCATATGCAGAGGCAAACCCGGAGCTGGACTGGATTCAGGGACGTGGCTGGAATCAAACTCTGTGGGAGGAAAATGAATTTCCAACCGCTGAAGATCTGGATCGCGTAGTTCCAGACCGACCGGTGTACCTTTCCAGAGTGGATGGTCATGCAGGTTGGGTGAACAGCAAAGCCTTGGAACTGGCTCAAATAAGTAAAGACACTCCGGATCCACAGGGCGGTAAAATCATTCGGGATGGAAACGGGGAAGCAACCGGTGTTTTTGTGGATGCGGCTGAAAACTACATCATGGAAATTATTCCCGACCCCACTGAAGTTGAAAGAAAGCGTGCGCTGGAGGAGGCTTTGGAACAAATGGCCAGCATGGGATTAACCTCTGTTCATGATGCCGGAGTAAGCGCAACGAACTGGGAGATTTATAAAGAGTTTGCCGGTCAGGGAAAAATGACAACCCGTATTTATGCCATGATTGGTGGGATGACCGCTTTTGAAGAGCTTTCTCAAAACGGGCCGGTTGATTCGTATGCGAACGACCGGTTAGCCCTCAGAAGCGTGAAGCTCTATTCGGACGGTGCCCTCGGAAGTCGTGGAGCTGCCATGATTGAACCTTATTCCGATGATCCCGGAAATCGGGGCTTGCTCTTTGCTGATCAACAAGAATTTAACGAAACCATGATGACCACGGCTTCAGCCGGATTTCAAACCAACGTACATGCCATTGGGGACCGGGCAAATCGTGTGATTCTGAATGCTTTTGAACATGTACGCGATGAGCTTGGCAACCAGGGACTTCGTCACAGAATTGAACATGCACAAATTGTAGCACTTGAAGACATTCCGCGATTTGCAGAGTTGGATATCATAGCTTCCATGCAACCCCGCCATGCCACCAGCGACAAGAACATGGCTGTTGATCGTGTGGGTGAAGAACGTATTGAAGGCGGATATGCCTGGCAGACATTTCTGGATCAGGGCACTATTGTAGCTGCCGGTTCTGACTTTCCCGTTGAGCCATCTAACCCATTTTGGGGCCTTTATTCATCTGTAACGAGAATGGATCATGACGGGAACCCTCCGGGCGGCTGGTATCCGGATGAATCTCTGAGCAGAGCGCAAGCTCTCAAAGCTTTTACTATTGATGCAGCCTATGCAGCTCACCAGGAAGAAGTACTTGGCTCCATTGAAGAGGGAAAGTGGGCCGATTTTGTAGTTATCGATCAGGATTACTTTGAGGTACCGGCGAGGGATATTTACAAGGTAGATGTTCTGGAGACCTGGGTTGCCGGCGAAAAGGTATATTCCAAGCAGATTGATTAA
- the ndk gene encoding nucleoside-diphosphate kinase, producing the protein MAKERTLTILKPDCVRKGLIGEVTKRIQEAGFSILAMKMTRLTKDTAGGFYAVHKERPFYDELCEFMSSGACVPMILEKENAIADFRELIGATNPAEADEGTIRADFADSVGENIIHGSDSVENGKIEGAYFFAESEVVANQA; encoded by the coding sequence ATGGCAAAAGAACGAACACTGACTATTCTCAAACCCGATTGCGTACGAAAAGGACTGATCGGAGAAGTAACAAAACGAATTCAAGAGGCCGGATTTTCTATCCTGGCAATGAAAATGACACGGCTTACCAAAGACACAGCCGGCGGTTTCTACGCGGTTCACAAAGAGCGACCTTTTTATGATGAGCTTTGCGAATTCATGAGCAGCGGCGCTTGTGTGCCAATGATCCTCGAAAAAGAAAACGCAATTGCTGACTTCCGTGAATTGATAGGTGCTACTAACCCTGCTGAAGCTGATGAAGGTACCATTCGTGCCGACTTCGCCGACAGCGTTGGAGAAAATATCATTCACGGTTCCGACTCTGTAGAAAACGGAAAAATTGAAGGCGCTTACTTCTTCGCGGAATCTGAAGTAGTGGCAAATCAAGCTTAA
- the rlmB gene encoding 23S rRNA (guanosine(2251)-2'-O)-methyltransferase RlmB — protein MAKSENFFIYGRNPVEEALQNQPAEIDKIYVKNNIKPSSYQNISELASTNDVPLVKVPGPKIFSLVGKVNDQGFVAQMSTVAYTPFFDWVETLIMSNNPAVLLLHGIEDPHNFGAILRSAAASGMDAVIIPMQNQAPVNATVFKTSAGTAGRIPVIRIHDINQGIKDLTATGFSIVGLDGSGKKSLWEADFHKPVAFLVGSEGEGIHPENLKRCDEVIHIPMQNNVESLNASVSAALVSYEWMRQNPATDS, from the coding sequence ATGGCGAAATCAGAAAACTTTTTCATCTATGGGCGCAACCCGGTAGAGGAAGCACTCCAAAATCAACCAGCAGAAATTGATAAAATTTACGTCAAGAATAATATCAAGCCTTCTTCCTATCAAAATATATCTGAGCTTGCAAGTACCAACGATGTCCCTTTGGTGAAGGTTCCCGGCCCGAAAATTTTCAGCCTTGTTGGCAAGGTAAACGATCAGGGCTTTGTTGCTCAAATGAGTACCGTAGCTTACACCCCTTTCTTCGACTGGGTGGAAACACTGATCATGTCGAACAACCCGGCCGTTTTACTTTTACACGGAATTGAAGACCCGCACAACTTTGGGGCTATATTACGCTCCGCTGCTGCTTCCGGGATGGATGCTGTCATCATTCCGATGCAAAATCAGGCGCCGGTTAATGCCACCGTGTTTAAAACGTCAGCCGGTACTGCGGGAAGAATTCCCGTCATCCGAATTCACGACATCAACCAGGGCATTAAAGATCTTACCGCAACCGGCTTTTCTATTGTTGGGCTGGATGGGTCAGGCAAGAAATCATTGTGGGAAGCCGACTTTCATAAACCCGTGGCTTTTTTGGTGGGAAGTGAGGGCGAAGGAATTCACCCCGAAAACTTAAAGCGATGCGATGAGGTGATACACATCCCCATGCAAAATAATGTCGAATCGCTGAACGCCTCGGTGAGTGCTGCTCTTGTCAGTTACGAATGGATGCGCCAAAACCCTGCAACTGATTCATAA